One region of Bubalus kerabau isolate K-KA32 ecotype Philippines breed swamp buffalo chromosome 6, PCC_UOA_SB_1v2, whole genome shotgun sequence genomic DNA includes:
- the LOC129655811 gene encoding 60S ribosomal protein L36-like, with the protein MALDITYCPTLWNHHKTAIKHLKKFKSSLPPQQPLWNNSHGSGYPMAVCLNKGHKVTKNVGKPRHSRRRRRLTKHTKFVRDMIREVCGFAPYKRRAMMLLKVSKDKRALKFIKKRVGTHIRAKRKREELSNVLAAMRKAAAKKD; encoded by the exons ATGGCTCTGGATATAACATATTGTCCTACCCTGTGGAACCACCATAAAACAGCAATAAAAC atcttaagaaatttaaaagtagCCTTCCGCCGCAGCAGCCATTGTGGAACAACAGCCATGGCTCTGGCTACCCCATGGCCGTGTGCCTCAACAAGGGTCACAAGGTGACCAAGAACGTGGGCAAGCCGAGGcacagccgccgccgccgccgtctcACCAAACACACGAAGTTTGTGCGGGACATGATCCGGGAGGTGTGTGGCTTCGCCCCTTACAAGCGACGAGCCATGATGCTGCTCAAGGTCTCCAAGGACAAGCGGGCCCTCAAGTTCATCAAGAAAAGGGTGGGGACACATATCCGCgcgaagaggaagagagaggagctGAGCAACGTCTTGGCCGCCATGAGGAAAGCGGCAGCCAAGAAGGACTGA